The region CCGTCTGCGAGGGACGAGATCGGCTGGGCCGCATAAACCCACCAGACGCTCGCGCCGATGACAGCAATGCCGACGCTCGGCCCTTTTCCGGCCCGTGCTGCCAACATGAACAGTCCAGCGCCGACAGCGAAGCCGAAATAGACCGAGATCGGAAACCAGAGGCTGCCACCCCAGATCAGGAAATAGGCTATGCCGGGGTAGACGATGCTGAACCAGAGAGCCCGTCGCGGCAAAGCGCGGAGCAGAACTGGCGCCAAAGCGGCGAAGAGCAGCGCGAATGCCAGCACCGGCCGCCAGTAGAGATGCGCAGGGTAGAAACCGAAGAGAAGCTGCGGCCAGCGGTCGCGGATCACGCCCCAACACGCGCCCGGCGCATCGCCCAGGACTTGCCGACACTCGACAAGTGAGTTGGCCCGCCAGACTGAATTGCCGAGCCATGGTGCGACGGCCACGATGAGCCATGCGACCGTAAGTACGGACCCGACTGTTAGAAGCGTGCTGAGCCAGCTGTTGAAAAGATTTTTTCTCGTCCATTCGAGCGTCCCCCCTCGCCCCGAAGGCCTTGGCGATGCGGCGACCATGTCCTGGCGCACAAAGGAGAGGTTTTGCATGTTCATCTCAACGCTCCTTCAGGCTGACGCGATTGTTGTAGATGTTCATGGCAGCCGAGATGCTGAGGCTGATCGCGACATAAGTCAGCATCAGCATCAGCATGCCTTCGAGCTCGCGCCCGGTCTGGTTGATCGTGATGCCCCCGAGCGTCGAACGGAGATCCATGTAGCCGACGGCTAGGCCCAGCGACGTATTTTTCGTGATGTTGAGATATTGCGAGATCAGCGGCGGCACGATGACCCGCAGGGCCTGCGGCAAGATTACCAGACGCATCGTGCGTCCTGAGGAGAGCCCAAGCGCATGCGCCGCTTCAGACTGGCCCTTCGAAATGGCAAGAATGCCGGAACGAACGATTTCCGCAATGAAGGCGCCGGTATAGAGGCTCAGCCCTATCCAGAGCGCGATGAAGGCATTGCGCAACTGCAGACCGCCGGTGAAGTTCAAGCCCTTCAAGGCCGGACAGTCTAAGTGGAAGCCGAGTACGTAAAGGAGGATTATCATCGGCAACGCAAAGACGCCCAGGCTCTTCCACCACGTGGCCGGGCGCTGACCGGTTTTGCCTTGGACCTGCGCGGCGTGCTTTTACCAATCCCCGATGCCCGATGAGTGAAAGCGCCACAATAGTCAGAATCGCTACGTAATTGAGATCAAATGCTCCAAGCACATCAGGAGCCGGCCCCAGGCTTTGCGAGAAGGCGGGCGTGGGTAGGTAGATGCCGCGGTTCGTAACCGCGATGCTGTCCCAGAGCATTATCGCTGCTGTGGGATGCTCGCCGCGAAATGCGTTCGGTGTCGGCATCGCCTGCGACATCACCGCAGCTACGACGATGATCCAGAGCAGAGCCGGAATGTTGCGGAAGCTCTCGACATAAACCGTCATCAAGCGGGCGACGATCCAGTTGTCTGAAAGCCTCAGCACCCCTGCCAAAACGCCAAGAATTGATGCGGTCAAGCACGCCATTGCGGCGACAATCAGCGTGTTGAGCAGGCCGACGACGGCGGCACGGGCGTGTGTGCTTGTGCTGGAGTAGTCGATGGCATGCGGAGAAATGTCGTAACCGGCCGTGCTCCATAGAAAACCGAAGGAGAAGTCTTTTCCAAGTGCGGCGAGATTGCGAATCGTGTTGTCGACCAGCCACGCTGCCGCAAGCAGGAGCAGGATGAACGCCAGGATCTGGATCGTCCGTGCTCGATAACGGGTGTCGTTAAACAGCATGCCCAGGTGAAACGGCTGGCGCGGAGCACCGGTTTTCATTGTCATGCGAGATATCTCCCTGAAGGTCTGCGCGGCCTTCGGTGCGGGCAGACGAGGCGAAAGCGAAAGGCGCGGGGGCAAGCCCGCACCTTGAAGGCTCTCAGCGGAACGGCAGCGGGTACATAAGACCGCCCTGGTTCCACAAGGCGTTTTGTCCGCGGGCCAATCCGATCGGCGTTTTCTCGCCGATGTTCTTGGCGAAGATTTCCCCGTAATTGCCCTCGGCGGCAATCACACGTTTGGCCCAGGCGGCATCGAGGCCGAGCTGTTCGCCGAGATTGCCTTCCTTGCCCAACAGGCGGTTTATTTCGGGGTTGTCGGTGCCGGCGGAAAGCTTCTCGACATTCTCTGCGGTGACGTCGAGCTCTTCGGCAGCAATCAGCGCCTGCAACGTCCATCGCGCCACATCAGCCCATTGGTCGTCGCCCTGACGCACAAGCGGACCCAATGGCTCTTTCGAGATGACATCCGGAAGAATGACGTGGTCCTGCGGAGTCTTGAAGCTGGAGCGCGTAGAGGCGAGGTCCGATCCGTCGCTGGTATAAACGTCGCAGGCGCCAGCCAAGTACTTCTGGGCGATGTCGGCATTGTTCTCGACCGGTACCGGCTCGTAGGTCATGCTGTTCTTGCGAAAATATTCCGCAAGGTTCAGCTCGGTGGTGGTGCCTGTCTGGATGCAGATCGTCGCGCCGTTCAGGTCCTTGGCGCTCTTTGCGCCGAGCGCCTTTGGCACCATGAAGGCTTGCCCGTCATAGAAATTCACGCCGGCAAAGGTGAACTTGAGGTCGACGTCGCGCGAAAACGTCCAGGTCGTAGTGCGCGACAGGATGTCGATTTCGCCCGATGCGAGCGCCGTAAAGCGCGTCTGGCCGGTCGTCGGCACGAAGTTCACCGCATTGGGGTCCTTCAGGACCGCGGCGGCGATCGCCCGACAATAGGCGACGTCCATGCCTTGCCAAACGCCGGACGCATCCGGCGCGGAGAAACCAGCCTGACCACCGGTCACGCCGCAGTTGAGCTTGCCACGCGCCTGGACGTCGGCCATCGTGCCGGCCGACGCTATGCCCGCCGTCAGCGTCGCCGCGGCCACTGTGGCCAACAACAAAGTCTTCTTCATTGACATTCTCCCGGTTTGTGATCCGAAAGCAGCGGCTTCCTGCCGGTTCTCCGCTTTGGGATCGGTTGAGTTCCCGATTGTTCGTCGTTCCGCAGAGCCTGGTGACACGTATTGTTATTGGTCGATTTCGAGCATCGCCTCTATCTCGACGGGTGCATTCATCGGCAAAGCGGCGACGCCGACGGCGGAGCGCGCGTGCTTGCCTTTGTCGCCGCAGACAGCGAGGAGGACATCAGACGCCCCGTTTGCAACGAGATGTTGCTCGGTGAAGTCCTCAGCCGAAGCCACGAAGACCGTGATCTTGATGATCCGTGCAATCCGATCGAGGCTGCCGAGATGTGCCTGCGCCTGGGCGAGGATGTTCAAGGCGCATTGTCTGGCAGCCAGCGCTGCGGCCGTGACGTCAAGCTCGCGGCCGACGAGACCTGTGGCAATCAACTTGCCGTTCGACAGTGGCAGCTGACCCGACGTGAGAATGAGATTGCCGCTTGCGACGATGGGGAGATAGTTCGCTACCGACTTCGCCGCTTCAGGCAGTTCTAGCCCGAGTTCGGCCATGCGTTTTTCAATCGTTTGAGACATCGGCGCGCCTCACAGTTTAGAGATGGCGGCGTTGATGCGGGTGATCGCATCATCGACAGTCGAGCGAGGACAGCCGAGATTGACGCGCATATAGCCGCGGCCCTCAATCCCAAACTTCTGGCCCTTGTCGAGCCAGACGCGCGCCTTGGTCAGCATGAATTTTTCGAGTGTTGCGGCATCCATGCCGAGCCCACGGCAATCCATCCAGGCGAGATAGAGCGAGTCTGCCGGAAGCACGCGGACCTTGTCGGTCGCATTATTGATCCGATCCGCGAAATAGAGGTGATTGCCGCGCACATAGGCGAGCATCTCCTCCAGCCAGGGTTCGCCATGGGCATAGGCCGCTTCGCAAGCGACCATGCCCAGTACGTTGACCAGCGGGAACATGTTGCGGTCGTATTGGCGCAGCAGTTCACCACGCAGCCGCGGATTCGGCACGAAGATATTTGCGCATTGCAGACCCGGCAGATTGAAGGTCTTGCTCGGCGCGGTGCACGTGATGCTCATTTGCGCGAATTTTTCGCCCAGCGATGCGAAGGCGATGTGTTTCTTCGCCGGGTTGAGGATCAGGTCCTGGTGAATTTCGTCGGAAATCACCAGAATGTCGTGCCGGGCGCAGATCTCTCCCATGGTCCGCAGTTCTTCTTCCGACCAGACATTTCCGGTCGGATTGTGCGGATTGCTGAGGATGAAGATCTTCGTGTTGGGCCGTATGGCCGCCTCGAAAATGGCGGCATCGAACCGGTAGCCGTCCTCGGTGCGAACGAGCGGGGCGAAGGCCAGATGACGGCCATTCATCAGCATGTCGTTGTGGAAATGGGCATAGACGGGCGGCTGGATGAGAATGGAGTCGCCAGGCGCGGAAAACGCCTGTGCGGCGACCTTCAGGATGGTAATGATGCCGGCCGAGGCAACAACCCATTCCGGCGCCACGTCAAAACCGAAGCGCTTTGCCTGCCATCCGGTCACGGCCTCAAGGTAATTTTTGGTCATGCCGCCGGGATAGCCGAAGACGCCGTGCTGGACAGCCTCGGCAAGCGCATCGATGACCGGTCGCGGGGCTTTGAAATCGGTATCGGCAACCCACATGGGAAGAGGATCGGCGGCCGCTTCGTCTGCGGACAGCAGGCGCTCGGCGAAAGCCCATTTCATCGAGTTGCTGTTCTTGCGATCGATGACCTCGTCAAAAATAGATGACGGCATGGCGTGATCCCCACGCGGATGCGGCGCAGTTGCAAGCTTCGTCAATACATTTCCTTTCGTCCGTCGCGGCTGCCTCGGCAGGATCATGGTTGACGAAAAGGTTAATCGCAGTTCATTATGAATGGAAATGGTATGAATTCATGTGGTGATGAGCGGAGGTCATAATGATAGATCGGCAGCATCTTGCGATCCTGAGGGAAGTCAACCGTCACGGCAGCGTCACCGCGGCGGCCGAGAAGATGAACGTCACACAGTCGGCGCTCAGCCACACGATCGCGAAGTTCGAGGATCGGCATGGCATCAAGATCTGGATGAAAACCGGTCGGGGTTTGCGCCTAACGCAAACGGGCGAATACCTGCTCACCGTGGCCGAGCGGGTTCTGCCGCAACTGGAGCACGCGGAACGGGTCCTCATAGACTTCTCATTGGGGCGAAGAGGAATGCTCCGAGTTGGCATGGAATGCCATCCCTGCCAGCGCTGGCTCTCGAGAATGGCGACACCCTATCTGGCTCAGTGGCTCGACGTGGATTTCGACGTGCGCACCGCCTTTCGCTTCGACGGGGTCGAGGCGCTGCTCGGTTATGAAATCGACCTCTTGATAACGCCGGACCCGGTAGAGGCGCCGGAGCTGCTGTTCACGCCCGTGTTCGATTACGAGCTGGTCCTTATGGTGCACGAGTCCCATCCTCTTGCCGGCAGGACATGCGTGCAACCGCACGATCTGATGGACGAAGAGCTAATCACTGTTCCCGTCACCCTAGAGCGATTGGACATTTACACCAAGTTTCTCGTTCCCGCCCATTATCGGCCCCGTCAGCACCGCACGGCCGAAACCGTAGACCTGATGTTGCAACTCGTCTGCGCGGGCAGGGGGGTCACCGTCCTTCCGGACTGGTTGCTGCACGAGGATGGGGCAGGAATGCCGATACGGGCGCTCAGCCTCGGAGAAGCCGGCATCCGGAAGAGCATCAATCTGGGCGTCAGGCGCGGCGAGGAGACCATCTCCTATATCGATGGCTTCCTGACGCTTGCCCGAGAGATGGGCCGCACACCCCTCGCGTGATTGCGGGATGCGTGGTGAGGCAGTTTCGTTCGCCGCGCAAGTTGCGTGTCCTGCCGCATTAGCCGTCCGAGACAAAACCGATTGCCATGCCAAGGCGTCCTGGGTGACGGTTGCGCGCGCCACGCCGGAAGCCAAGCGCTCGTAGAAACGCGCTGCGGCCTCAAGACATGAAGCGCGAGTACAATCTGATCGAGCGACGCGCGGAAACCGACACTAGAGTCCTTCCTCATCTGTTGCGGGGTAAGCTGGCGGCGCGCGATACCAACGGAACGAGCATAAAAGCTACGGCCGGCAGCACAAGCCAGTTGACCGTGCTCCAGCCTGAGCTGTGCAGCAGCGAACCGGCGAAAAAGGAGGCGCAGGCAACTGTCCCGAACACCATAAATGCATTAGCGCCCTGCGCCTTGCCGCGTTCGGATGGCGAATGACACTCGGCAACCATCGCCGTGGCGCCAATGAAGCCGCAATTCCAGCCCAGCCCCAAGAGGATAAGCGATCCCCAGAAGTGCGCGATATCGACACCGCTGAGCGCAATAAGCGCCGACCCGCCGATCAGGAGAAGTCCCACCGCCGCCACGCGCTCCTTGCCGAAGCGTGCCATGAGGCGGCCGGTAATGAAGCTTGGCCCGAACATGGCGAGAACGTGCCACTGAATACCAAGCGCTGCGGAATCGACGGAATGGCCGTGTCCGACCATGGCCATAGGTGCCGCCGTCATGACGAAGGTCATCAGGCCGTAGGAGACGACGCCGGTCGCAACGGCCAGCAGATAGCCTGGCGAGGTCAGTATCTGTGCAAGCGGGCGGGCGCTGATGGCGGTGGCATGCACGGCGGCGGAACCCGCCGGGCGGCGCAGTGGCAAAAGGATCGGCACCGCGAGCAGGGCGAGCATCGCCTGGCTGAGGAAACTGCCGGCAAAGGCATGTCCCGGCAGAGCGTTACGCGTCCATATGACGAGTTGCGGCCCGATGATGGCAGCAATCAGCCCGCCGACCATCACGCGCGATATTGCGCGGTCACGCCCGGCGCCAGTCAGGCCGTCGGTCGCCGCAAAGCGGTAGCTCTGGACATAGGCCGAGTAAAAACCGGCGATCAGCGTGCCCATGCAGAAGACAATGAAGCTTGATTGGACGATGCCCATCGTGGCAACGATCCCCGCGATCGTACCGAGCGCTGCACCTATTATATATCCGGCGCGCCGTCCGAACCGGCGCATAACGGCCGCAGCCGGCAGCGTTCCCAGAGCAAGCCCCAGGTTGAGCATGCTGACCGGCAAAGTTGCTGCGGCCGGATCAGATGCCAGATGCTGGCCGACGAGCCCGCCGAGCGAAATGACGATGGGAGAATTGGCGCCCCCGAGCGACTG is a window of Rhizobium tropici CIAT 899 DNA encoding:
- a CDS encoding amino acid ABC transporter substrate-binding protein, whose amino-acid sequence is MKKTLLLATVAAATLTAGIASAGTMADVQARGKLNCGVTGGQAGFSAPDASGVWQGMDVAYCRAIAAAVLKDPNAVNFVPTTGQTRFTALASGEIDILSRTTTWTFSRDVDLKFTFAGVNFYDGQAFMVPKALGAKSAKDLNGATICIQTGTTTELNLAEYFRKNSMTYEPVPVENNADIAQKYLAGACDVYTSDGSDLASTRSSFKTPQDHVILPDVISKEPLGPLVRQGDDQWADVARWTLQALIAAEELDVTAENVEKLSAGTDNPEINRLLGKEGNLGEQLGLDAAWAKRVIAAEGNYGEIFAKNIGEKTPIGLARGQNALWNQGGLMYPLPFR
- a CDS encoding RidA family protein — protein: MSQTIEKRMAELGLELPEAAKSVANYLPIVASGNLILTSGQLPLSNGKLIATGLVGRELDVTAAALAARQCALNILAQAQAHLGSLDRIARIIKITVFVASAEDFTEQHLVANGASDVLLAVCGDKGKHARSAVGVAALPMNAPVEIEAMLEIDQ
- a CDS encoding MalY/PatB family protein, producing MPSSIFDEVIDRKNSNSMKWAFAERLLSADEAAADPLPMWVADTDFKAPRPVIDALAEAVQHGVFGYPGGMTKNYLEAVTGWQAKRFGFDVAPEWVVASAGIITILKVAAQAFSAPGDSILIQPPVYAHFHNDMLMNGRHLAFAPLVRTEDGYRFDAAIFEAAIRPNTKIFILSNPHNPTGNVWSEEELRTMGEICARHDILVISDEIHQDLILNPAKKHIAFASLGEKFAQMSITCTAPSKTFNLPGLQCANIFVPNPRLRGELLRQYDRNMFPLVNVLGMVACEAAYAHGEPWLEEMLAYVRGNHLYFADRINNATDKVRVLPADSLYLAWMDCRGLGMDAATLEKFMLTKARVWLDKGQKFGIEGRGYMRVNLGCPRSTVDDAITRINAAISKL
- a CDS encoding LysR family transcriptional regulator is translated as MIDRQHLAILREVNRHGSVTAAAEKMNVTQSALSHTIAKFEDRHGIKIWMKTGRGLRLTQTGEYLLTVAERVLPQLEHAERVLIDFSLGRRGMLRVGMECHPCQRWLSRMATPYLAQWLDVDFDVRTAFRFDGVEALLGYEIDLLITPDPVEAPELLFTPVFDYELVLMVHESHPLAGRTCVQPHDLMDEELITVPVTLERLDIYTKFLVPAHYRPRQHRTAETVDLMLQLVCAGRGVTVLPDWLLHEDGAGMPIRALSLGEAGIRKSINLGVRRGEETISYIDGFLTLAREMGRTPLA
- a CDS encoding MFS transporter encodes the protein MGIAEATFRDKDDVAKQEKIASRNVWVLTAAQSLGGANSPIVISLGGLVGQHLASDPAAATLPVSMLNLGLALGTLPAAAVMRRFGRRAGYIIGAALGTIAGIVATMGIVQSSFIVFCMGTLIAGFYSAYVQSYRFAATDGLTGAGRDRAISRVMVGGLIAAIIGPQLVIWTRNALPGHAFAGSFLSQAMLALLAVPILLPLRRPAGSAAVHATAISARPLAQILTSPGYLLAVATGVVSYGLMTFVMTAAPMAMVGHGHSVDSAALGIQWHVLAMFGPSFITGRLMARFGKERVAAVGLLLIGGSALIALSGVDIAHFWGSLILLGLGWNCGFIGATAMVAECHSPSERGKAQGANAFMVFGTVACASFFAGSLLHSSGWSTVNWLVLPAVAFMLVPLVSRAASLPRNR